A region of Blattabacterium cuenoti STAT DNA encodes the following proteins:
- a CDS encoding acetyl-CoA carboxylase carboxyltransferase subunit alpha, protein MEYLDFEKPIQEIQDQYMNCVLIEKKSGIDMKEICNQLQSKLEKTIKEIHSNLTPWQKVQLSRHPNRPYTLDYIYSITKKDSFIELHGDRHFSDDKAIVGGFGRIEDHTFMLIGTQKGKNTKDRQFRRFGMPNPEGYRKALRLMKLAEKFEKPVITFIDTPGAFPGIEAEERGQGEAIGKNIYEMMSLKVPIIVLIIGEGASGGALGIGVGDKVLMMENSWFSVISPESCSTILWGSRDYKEKSAEALKLTAENMYKLNLIDDVVKEPLGGAHFYPEKAYKLVKKQVIKHYKQLSEINIESILKKRKNKYISIGFFDE, encoded by the coding sequence ATGGAATATTTAGATTTTGAAAAACCGATCCAAGAAATTCAGGATCAATATATGAACTGTGTACTAATAGAAAAAAAAAGTGGAATAGATATGAAAGAAATTTGCAATCAATTGCAATCGAAATTAGAAAAAACTATTAAAGAAATACACAGTAATCTTACTCCTTGGCAAAAAGTACAATTGTCTAGACACCCAAATAGGCCTTATACTTTAGATTATATATATTCTATAACAAAAAAAGATTCTTTTATAGAGTTACATGGAGATCGTCATTTTAGTGACGATAAAGCTATCGTAGGAGGATTTGGAAGAATAGAGGATCATACTTTTATGTTAATTGGAACTCAGAAAGGAAAAAATACTAAGGATAGACAGTTTAGAAGATTTGGTATGCCTAATCCAGAAGGATATAGAAAAGCCTTACGGCTTATGAAACTAGCAGAAAAATTTGAGAAACCTGTTATAACTTTTATTGATACTCCAGGGGCCTTTCCTGGAATTGAAGCGGAAGAAAGAGGTCAAGGAGAAGCTATAGGTAAAAATATCTATGAAATGATGTCATTAAAAGTCCCCATTATTGTTTTAATTATAGGAGAGGGAGCTAGTGGAGGGGCTTTAGGTATTGGAGTAGGAGATAAGGTTTTAATGATGGAAAATTCATGGTTTTCTGTAATTTCTCCTGAAAGTTGTTCTACCATACTTTGGGGAAGTCGAGATTATAAAGAAAAGTCAGCAGAAGCATTGAAATTAACAGCAGAAAACATGTATAAATTAAATCTTATAGATGATGTTGTCAAAGAACCTTTAGGGGGAGCTCATTTTTATCCTGAAAAAGCTTATAAACTTGTAAAAAAACAAGTGATTAAACATTATAAGCAATTATCTGAAATCAATATAGAATCCATTCTTAAAAAAAGAAAAAATAAATATATTTCTATTGGATTTTTCGATGAATAA
- a CDS encoding succinate dehydrogenase/fumarate reductase iron-sulfur subunit — translation MNFKLKIWRQKNRKEKGYFKTYQVYNISPNSSFLEMLDILNNQILLYNKKDSSPISFDHDCREGICGMCSLYINGRPHGPDNLITTCQLHMRRFHNGETIYVEPWRVKAFPIIKDLIVDRSSFDRIIISGGYISVNTFGKTIDGNMIPIPRYKADQAFDAATCIGCGACVAVCKNRSAMLFVSAKVSQFALLPQGKIERKKRVLNMIKKMDEEGFGSCTNTRACEIECPKGISTKYISFMNREYIQSFTI, via the coding sequence ATGAATTTTAAGTTAAAAATATGGAGACAAAAAAATCGCAAAGAAAAGGGTTATTTTAAGACTTATCAAGTTTACAATATATCACCAAATAGTTCATTTTTAGAAATGCTAGATATTTTAAACAATCAAATTCTATTATACAATAAAAAAGATTCTTCTCCTATCTCATTTGATCATGATTGTCGTGAAGGAATTTGCGGAATGTGTTCTCTGTATATCAACGGAAGACCTCACGGACCAGATAATTTAATTACTACTTGTCAACTTCATATGCGTCGTTTTCATAATGGAGAAACTATATATGTAGAGCCTTGGAGGGTAAAGGCTTTCCCTATAATCAAAGATCTTATTGTAGACAGATCATCTTTTGATAGGATTATTATATCAGGTGGATATATTTCTGTAAATACATTTGGAAAGACAATAGATGGAAATATGATTCCAATTCCAAGATATAAAGCGGATCAAGCTTTTGATGCAGCTACATGTATTGGTTGTGGTGCTTGTGTTGCTGTATGTAAGAATAGATCTGCTATGTTATTTGTTTCAGCAAAAGTATCACAATTTGCTTTATTACCTCAAGGAAAAATAGAGAGAAAAAAAAGAGTTTTAAATATGATAAAAAAAATGGATGAAGAAGGATTTGGAAGTTGCACTAATACCAGAGCATGTGAAATTGAATGTCCAAAAGGAATATCTACAAAATATATTTCTTTTATGAATCGTGAATATATTCAATCATTTACTATTTAA
- a CDS encoding succinate dehydrogenase cytochrome b subunit, with product MMILQKKIQIIYIYLNKKIKVNHCNFFQSSIGKKVVMATTGIFLMIFLLLHLSVNLFLFSGEKAFNDAVFFMRKNIFIRMMEYVLAIGFIIHISLGIKLHLENRKRKGVMDYAINSYSSNSSFSSRTMVYTGILILCFLILHLVNFMIPMKYNHIHSISDYSIVISLFKNPFYTLIYVFSFLILGIHLNHGFQSSFQSFGLSNEKRIVWIQRLGSLYFWLICSGFSIIAIWFFFNNDN from the coding sequence ATGATGATTTTACAAAAAAAAATTCAAATTATTTATATTTACTTAAATAAAAAAATAAAAGTGAATCATTGCAACTTTTTTCAATCTTCTATTGGAAAGAAAGTAGTCATGGCTACCACAGGAATTTTTTTAATGATTTTTTTACTATTGCATTTAAGTGTTAATTTATTCCTTTTTTCAGGAGAAAAAGCTTTTAACGACGCTGTTTTTTTTATGAGAAAAAATATATTTATTCGAATGATGGAATATGTTCTTGCTATAGGTTTTATAATTCATATTTCATTAGGAATTAAGTTGCATTTAGAAAATAGGAAAAGAAAAGGAGTAATGGATTATGCTATAAATTCCTATTCTTCTAATAGCTCATTTAGTAGTCGTACAATGGTATATACAGGAATTTTAATTTTATGTTTTCTAATTTTACATCTTGTAAATTTTATGATTCCTATGAAATATAATCATATTCATTCAATTTCTGATTATAGTATAGTTATCTCTCTATTTAAAAATCCTTTTTATACATTAATATATGTATTTTCATTTTTAATTTTAGGAATTCATTTAAATCATGGATTTCAATCTTCTTTTCAATCTTTTGGTTTATCCAATGAAAAAAGGATAGTTTGGATCCAAAGATTAGGTTCTTTATATTTTTGGTTGATTTGTTCTGGATTTTCTATTATTGCTATTTGGTTTTTTTTTAATAATGATAATTAA
- the dnaB gene encoding replicative DNA helicase, whose translation MSDFIQEETKLIQFKNSKKGKIPPQALDLEETIIGSIMIDKKGLDEVIDILFPEVFYKKEHQEIFFVIQKLYHNSIPIDLYTVLNELRKIGKLESIGGELYLIELTQKVISSAHIEYHSRIVIQKFILRKLISTSSYIIQKCYEESTDVFDLLDHAESKLFELHQKYLIEKKYETTQCLIQKAIEKIKKTEKEGLSGIPSGFHKLDYITSGWQNSDLIILASRPGMGKTTFMLSMVKNIVVEKKIPIIIFSLEMSSIQLITKLISSETGISSGKIKRANLSQLDWEHLFHKTKKLKNVPLFIDDTPSLSIFSLRAKCRRLISQHGIKLIFIDYMQLMGVHDHSSKLQNREQEISVISRSLKSISKELDLPIIALSQLSRAVETRGGNKRPILSDLRESGAIEQDADIVLFIYRPEYYGFKNWDSDEDNDSCIGQAEIIIAKHRNGGLDKFRLKFVSDQAKFLNLEEKKQSSSVWEEDFKKNVLDQENFLGTSPCNRNNLEDHTLSEFNSFNEIDFNNNENSLKE comes from the coding sequence ATGAGCGATTTTATACAGGAAGAAACGAAATTAATTCAATTCAAAAACTCAAAAAAAGGAAAAATCCCTCCTCAAGCATTAGATTTAGAAGAAACCATAATAGGATCTATTATGATAGATAAAAAAGGGTTAGATGAAGTTATTGATATACTTTTTCCTGAAGTTTTTTATAAAAAAGAACATCAAGAAATATTTTTTGTAATACAAAAATTATACCATAATTCTATACCTATAGATCTATATACTGTGTTAAATGAACTTCGAAAAATTGGAAAATTGGAATCAATAGGAGGAGAACTATATTTAATTGAATTAACACAAAAAGTTATTTCTTCTGCGCATATAGAATATCATAGTCGTATAGTAATACAAAAATTTATTTTAAGAAAATTAATTAGTACATCTTCTTATATTATTCAAAAATGTTATGAAGAGAGTACGGATGTTTTTGATCTTTTAGATCATGCAGAATCAAAACTTTTTGAACTTCATCAAAAGTATTTAATAGAAAAAAAATATGAAACAACTCAATGTCTTATACAAAAAGCTATTGAAAAAATTAAAAAAACAGAAAAAGAAGGATTAAGTGGAATTCCTTCTGGATTTCATAAATTGGATTATATTACTTCTGGATGGCAGAATTCTGATTTAATCATATTAGCTTCTAGACCTGGAATGGGTAAAACAACTTTTATGTTATCTATGGTGAAAAATATAGTTGTAGAAAAAAAAATTCCAATTATAATTTTTTCATTAGAAATGTCTTCAATTCAATTAATTACAAAATTAATTTCTTCAGAGACGGGAATTTCTTCGGGGAAAATTAAAAGAGCCAACTTATCTCAATTAGATTGGGAACATTTATTTCATAAGACAAAAAAATTAAAAAATGTTCCTTTATTTATAGATGATACTCCTTCTTTATCTATATTTAGTCTACGTGCAAAATGTCGTCGTTTAATATCTCAACATGGAATTAAATTAATATTTATAGATTATATGCAATTGATGGGAGTTCATGATCATAGTTCTAAATTACAAAATAGAGAGCAAGAAATATCGGTTATTTCTAGAAGTCTAAAATCTATATCGAAAGAATTAGATCTTCCAATAATAGCTTTATCTCAACTCTCTAGAGCAGTAGAAACAAGAGGAGGAAATAAACGTCCTATATTATCTGATTTACGAGAATCAGGAGCGATTGAACAAGATGCAGATATAGTTTTATTTATTTATAGACCTGAATATTATGGATTTAAAAATTGGGATTCGGATGAAGATAATGACTCTTGTATTGGTCAAGCAGAAATTATAATTGCTAAACATAGAAATGGAGGATTAGATAAATTTCGTTTAAAATTTGTAAGTGATCAAGCTAAATTTCTAAATTTAGAAGAAAAAAAACAGAGTTCATCAGTTTGGGAAGAAGATTTCAAAAAAAATGTTCTTGATCAAGAGAATTTTCTTGGAACTTCTCCTTGTAATAGAAATAATCTTGAAGATCATACATTATCAGAATTTAATTCTTTTAATGAAATAGATTTTAATAATAATGAAAATTCTTTAAAAGAATAG
- the rplS gene encoding 50S ribosomal protein L19 has translation MFWNILKYIEDKFLSKNHFPLFHSGDTITVFFEIKEGEKKRIQSFKGVVIKKQGKGLTKSFTIRKISSGIGIERIFIFNQPNIRKIEINKKGKVRRAKIYYFRALKGKKAKIRS, from the coding sequence ATGTTTTGGAATATTTTAAAATATATAGAAGATAAATTTTTATCTAAAAACCATTTTCCTTTGTTTCATTCAGGAGATACAATTACTGTTTTTTTTGAAATTAAAGAAGGAGAAAAAAAAAGAATCCAATCCTTTAAAGGTGTGGTTATAAAAAAACAAGGAAAAGGATTAACTAAATCATTTACTATCCGAAAAATAAGTTCAGGGATAGGAATCGAACGTATTTTTATTTTCAACCAACCTAATATACGAAAAATAGAAATAAATAAAAAAGGAAAGGTAAGAAGGGCAAAAATATATTACTTCAGAGCCTTGAAGGGAAAAAAAGCAAAAATCCGTTCCTAA
- a CDS encoding ABC transporter permease, whose product MNFEWFFSKKTIWEDCRKNKTLRTIVIITQITIIFGLIVSFFTFSIGFGFKKIIKDKLLNVRGQFLISQKYNLNTNSPFFSVKKKKFLLKKFFNSDLVKQIHGISEKNVIISTNKKIDRFIFKGLYEDYNPYFFQYFLITKKIFPEKLLHNQNVFLSKKASLSLGLNVGSIIKINFLSFDKIGNSIFFYKKFRISGLYETGIPEFDDVYIIGNIKSIQNIYKWKKDSVEKFEVFVSYENIGKNIIKKKSKEFLVQNIQNNHDIIKWINIFDKNIIIISMIITTSLIINMIVFVLILLLERIRTIGILKILGAKNQVIHKIFLFYIMQILIPSLFIGNSIGIIFLILQKKIHLISLNKTQYFIDFVPIYIKYYHIIIINLSIIFICFVTIFFPSLFFIKKILSIKVTEFE is encoded by the coding sequence TTGAATTTTGAATGGTTTTTTTCCAAAAAAACAATTTGGGAGGATTGTAGAAAAAACAAAACTCTTAGAACAATAGTTATTATAACACAAATAACAATAATCTTTGGTTTAATTGTTTCTTTTTTTACTTTTTCTATAGGATTTGGATTTAAAAAAATTATAAAGGATAAACTGTTGAATGTTAGAGGACAATTTCTTATTTCTCAAAAATACAATTTAAATACAAATTCTCCTTTTTTTTCTGTAAAAAAAAAGAAATTTTTATTAAAAAAGTTTTTCAATTCTGATTTAGTTAAACAAATTCATGGAATTTCTGAAAAAAATGTAATCATTTCTACAAATAAAAAAATAGATAGATTTATATTTAAAGGTTTATATGAAGATTATAATCCTTATTTTTTTCAATATTTTTTAATAACGAAAAAAATTTTTCCAGAAAAATTATTACATAATCAAAATGTTTTTTTATCTAAAAAAGCGTCTTTATCATTAGGATTAAATGTTGGATCAATCATTAAAATAAATTTTTTATCTTTTGATAAAATAGGAAATTCTATTTTTTTTTATAAAAAATTTAGAATTTCTGGTTTATATGAAACGGGAATTCCAGAATTTGATGATGTATATATTATTGGAAATATAAAATCTATTCAAAATATTTATAAATGGAAAAAAGATTCAGTAGAAAAATTTGAAGTTTTTGTTTCTTATGAAAATATAGGAAAAAATATTATTAAAAAAAAATCTAAAGAATTTTTAGTTCAAAATATTCAAAACAATCATGATATCATAAAATGGATTAATATTTTTGATAAAAACATTATTATCATTAGTATGATTATAACTACATCTTTGATTATCAATATGATAGTATTTGTTTTAATTCTTCTTTTAGAGAGAATTAGAACAATAGGTATTTTAAAAATTTTAGGAGCTAAAAATCAAGTTATACATAAAATATTTTTATTTTATATTATGCAAATATTAATTCCCTCATTATTTATAGGAAATAGTATTGGAATTATTTTTTTAATATTGCAAAAAAAAATTCATTTAATATCATTAAATAAAACTCAATATTTCATTGATTTTGTTCCTATTTATATTAAATATTATCATATTATTATTATTAATTTATCTATTATTTTTATTTGTTTTGTAACAATATTTTTTCCTTCTTTATTTTTTATTAAAAAGATTCTTTCTATAAAAGTTACAGAATTTGAATAA
- the guaB gene encoding IMP dehydrogenase codes for MSLKKNKKILKEALTFDDVLLIPSYSSILPSEVSLKTFLTPDISMNIPILSAAMDTVTESSLAISIAREGGIGVIHKNMNIENQSEEVYRVKRSESGMIDDPITLSRNSTLRYAQYLMKKFKISGLPVVEKDHSLVGIITRRDIKYRTNLDSLVEEVMTKENLITSNKNITLEKAKDILLKERIEKLPLVDDSYKLVGLITIRDIDNLIEYPNACKDSRGRLRVGAAVGIDKKTLERVEALEKIGVDIIVIDSAHGHSSRVLKTIKSIRNSFPKITLLTGNIVTMDGAKDLIDAGSSVLKVGIGSGSICTTRVIAGVGMPQITAINDVYEYAKKRNIRVVSDGGIRYSGDVVKAIASGASSVMIGGLFAGTDEAPGEEVIFQGRKFKTYVGMGSLIAMKRGSKDRYFQFNEKSVPEGIEAIVPYKGKMKDVIYQICGGLRSGMGYCGVSSITELMKTGKFVKITNSGLKENHPHSVNITKESPNYFNYTQ; via the coding sequence ATGTCTTTAAAAAAAAATAAAAAGATTTTAAAAGAAGCACTTACTTTTGATGATGTTTTACTTATTCCTTCTTATTCTTCAATTCTTCCATCAGAAGTTTCTCTTAAAACATTTCTTACCCCTGATATTAGTATGAATATACCTATATTAAGTGCAGCTATGGACACAGTAACAGAATCTTCTTTAGCTATATCCATAGCTAGAGAAGGAGGAATAGGAGTTATTCATAAAAATATGAATATTGAAAATCAATCAGAAGAAGTTTATAGAGTTAAAAGAAGTGAAAGTGGAATGATAGATGATCCCATTACTCTTTCTAGAAATTCAACATTGAGATATGCTCAATATCTTATGAAAAAATTTAAAATTTCTGGACTACCTGTTGTAGAAAAAGATCATTCATTAGTAGGAATTATAACCAGAAGAGATATAAAATATCGTACAAATTTAGATTCTTTAGTTGAAGAAGTAATGACAAAAGAAAATTTAATTACATCTAATAAAAATATAACTTTAGAAAAAGCTAAAGATATTTTATTAAAAGAAAGAATAGAAAAATTACCTCTTGTAGATGATTCCTATAAATTAGTAGGATTAATCACAATTAGAGATATTGATAATTTAATCGAATATCCTAATGCCTGTAAAGATTCTAGAGGACGATTACGTGTAGGTGCGGCTGTTGGAATAGATAAGAAAACTCTAGAAAGAGTAGAAGCATTAGAAAAAATAGGAGTGGATATTATAGTCATAGACTCAGCACATGGTCATTCATCTAGGGTGTTAAAAACAATAAAATCAATTAGAAATTCTTTTCCAAAAATAACATTGTTAACAGGAAATATAGTAACTATGGATGGAGCTAAAGATTTGATAGATGCTGGTTCTTCCGTTTTGAAAGTAGGAATTGGTTCTGGATCTATTTGTACAACAAGAGTCATAGCTGGAGTAGGAATGCCACAGATAACAGCTATTAATGATGTATATGAATATGCTAAAAAAAGAAATATTAGGGTTGTTTCTGATGGAGGAATCAGATATTCAGGAGATGTGGTTAAAGCTATTGCTTCTGGAGCTAGTTCTGTTATGATTGGAGGGTTATTTGCTGGAACAGATGAAGCTCCAGGAGAAGAAGTTATTTTTCAAGGAAGAAAATTTAAAACTTATGTAGGAATGGGATCATTAATAGCTATGAAAAGAGGAAGTAAAGATCGTTATTTTCAGTTTAATGAAAAATCTGTTCCAGAAGGAATAGAAGCTATAGTTCCCTATAAAGGAAAAATGAAAGATGTAATTTATCAAATTTGTGGAGGACTTCGTTCTGGAATGGGTTATTGTGGTGTTTCTAGCATTACAGAACTTATGAAAACAGGTAAATTTGTAAAAATTACTAATTCTGGATTAAAAGAAAACCATCCACATAGTGTAAATATTACTAAAGAATCACCTAATTATTTTAATTACACTCAATAA
- the glmM gene encoding phosphoglucosamine mutase, with translation MTLVKSSSGIRGTLEGKIGKGFSPIEIIQFAAGYVFWMKKKYKNKKKFVLILGRDGRVTSVLFQKFLIIVFQSLGVDVINIGLSTTPTVGIAVINEKADGGVMLTASHNPKNWNGLKMFNSYGEFLSEKDFEKMLYITEKKYFSFSSYKKLGHLFYKENYIQKHIKKILSLSIIDKNIIQKTKLKIVVDGINSTGGIAVPSLLNYLGVHVIKMHCDPHGDFVHNPEPIKKNLREICKKVPDIKADLGISVDPDVDRVVFICENGDFFGEEYTLVSIADYILENQLGPIVSTLSSSHALKDLSLKKGVPYYSTPVGEIHVVKKMKEVHAVVGGEGNGGVIYPKFRYGRDALVGIALFLTQISKLDNIPLSKLKERYSNYFMSKKKIRFFYPSREKMKILLKKIKKKYKEKKMDFSDGIKIYLKNNEWIHIRKSNTENIIRIHTESYSKKRADFLSKEILYEIKGL, from the coding sequence TTGACACTTGTAAAATCTTCATCTGGAATAAGAGGAACATTAGAAGGAAAAATTGGAAAAGGTTTCTCTCCTATAGAAATTATTCAATTTGCTGCAGGATATGTCTTTTGGATGAAAAAAAAATACAAAAACAAAAAAAAATTCGTTTTAATATTGGGTAGAGATGGAAGAGTTACTTCTGTTTTATTTCAAAAATTTTTAATAATTGTTTTTCAAAGTCTTGGAGTAGATGTTATAAATATAGGATTATCTACAACTCCTACTGTTGGAATCGCTGTGATAAATGAAAAGGCTGATGGAGGCGTTATGTTAACGGCAAGTCATAATCCTAAAAATTGGAATGGATTAAAAATGTTTAATTCTTATGGAGAATTTTTATCAGAAAAAGATTTTGAAAAAATGTTATATATAACAGAAAAAAAATATTTTAGTTTTTCTTCATATAAAAAATTAGGCCATCTTTTTTATAAAGAAAATTATATTCAAAAACATATAAAAAAAATTCTTTCATTATCTATAATAGATAAAAATATTATTCAAAAAACAAAATTAAAAATCGTAGTAGATGGAATTAACTCTACAGGAGGAATAGCCGTACCTAGTTTATTAAACTATTTGGGGGTTCATGTTATTAAAATGCATTGTGATCCTCATGGAGATTTTGTTCATAATCCTGAACCTATAAAAAAAAATTTAAGAGAAATCTGTAAAAAAGTACCGGATATAAAAGCAGATTTAGGAATATCCGTAGATCCTGATGTAGATCGTGTCGTATTTATTTGCGAAAATGGAGATTTTTTTGGAGAAGAATACACTTTAGTTTCCATAGCAGATTATATATTAGAAAACCAATTAGGACCTATAGTTTCTACTTTATCTTCTTCTCATGCATTGAAAGATCTTTCCCTTAAAAAGGGTGTTCCTTATTATTCAACTCCTGTTGGAGAAATACATGTTGTAAAAAAAATGAAAGAAGTTCATGCTGTTGTTGGAGGAGAAGGAAATGGAGGTGTTATTTATCCTAAATTTCGTTATGGAAGAGATGCATTAGTTGGAATTGCATTATTCTTAACTCAAATATCTAAATTAGATAACATTCCATTATCTAAATTAAAAGAAAGATACTCTAATTATTTTATGTCTAAAAAAAAAATTCGATTTTTTTATCCTTCTCGTGAAAAAATGAAAATTTTATTAAAAAAGATAAAAAAAAAATATAAAGAAAAAAAAATGGATTTTAGTGATGGAATTAAAATTTATTTAAAAAATAACGAATGGATACATATTAGAAAATCAAATACTGAAAACATTATCAGAATCCATACAGAAAGTTATTCAAAGAAAAGAGCTGATTTTTTATCAAAAGAAATTTTATATGAAATAAAAGGATTATAA
- a CDS encoding fumarate reductase/succinate dehydrogenase flavoprotein subunit, whose product MKNSFKLNSKIPISSLTHKWIDHKSTLKLISPNNRSNMEIIVVGTGLAGGSAAASLSELGYRVKAFCYQDSPRRAHSVAAQGGINASKNYKGDNDSIYQLFYDTIKGGDYRSREANVYRLSEISSNIIDQCVAQGVPFARDYAGYLETRSFGGTKVSRTFYAKGQTGQQLLLACYSSMSRQIGKGRIKMYNRHEMLDLVIIDGVAKGIITRNLISGKIERHAAHAIVIASGGYGNIFFLSTNAMGANASAIWKVHKKGGFFANPCYTQIHPTCIPVHGNYQSKLTLMSESLRNDGRIWVPNKIEDAISLRNGDKKPKDISEKNRDYYLERQYPSFGNLVPRDVASRAAKERCDKGFGIENNENKEGVFLDFSFSIEKYGKEEENELGIQKTRSLDKKKLGKKIMESKYGNLFHMYEKITNEDPYQTPMKIYPAVHYTMGGLWVDYNLMSSIPGCYVIGEANFSDHGANRLGASALMQGLADGYFILPYTIADYLSECITEKISTKHIAFQKSEEKVKNRIQKLIQNNGSIPVDFFHKKLGNIMWKYVGMSRNHLGLDKAIKNIQKLRYDFWKDVFVPGYIDNGLNYELEKAGRVADFLELGELMAMDALNRKESCGSHFREEYQTKEGEPLRDDLHHKYVSIWEYRENHPISDEIMHKEDLNFTFIKVQSRSYK is encoded by the coding sequence ATGAAAAATTCCTTTAAACTTAATTCAAAAATTCCAATCAGTTCGTTAACTCATAAATGGATAGATCATAAATCTACTTTAAAATTAATATCTCCTAATAATAGATCTAATATGGAAATTATTGTTGTTGGAACAGGACTTGCAGGAGGTTCAGCAGCTGCTTCTTTATCAGAATTAGGATATAGAGTAAAAGCTTTTTGTTATCAAGATTCTCCAAGAAGAGCGCATTCTGTAGCTGCACAAGGAGGAATTAATGCTTCTAAAAATTATAAAGGAGATAACGATTCTATATATCAACTTTTTTATGATACCATTAAAGGAGGAGATTACAGATCTAGAGAAGCAAATGTTTATCGTTTATCAGAAATATCTTCTAACATTATAGATCAATGTGTTGCCCAAGGAGTTCCATTTGCTCGTGATTATGCCGGATATCTGGAAACTAGATCATTTGGAGGAACAAAAGTGTCCAGAACTTTTTATGCAAAGGGACAAACAGGACAACAGCTTTTATTAGCGTGTTATTCTTCTATGTCTAGACAAATAGGAAAAGGAAGAATCAAAATGTATAACCGTCATGAAATGTTAGATTTAGTAATTATAGATGGAGTTGCTAAAGGAATTATTACAAGAAATTTAATTTCAGGAAAAATAGAAAGACATGCTGCACATGCTATAGTTATAGCTTCAGGTGGTTATGGAAATATATTTTTTTTATCTACTAATGCGATGGGAGCTAATGCGAGTGCTATATGGAAGGTCCATAAAAAAGGAGGATTTTTTGCTAATCCATGTTACACTCAAATCCATCCTACTTGTATTCCTGTACATGGAAATTATCAGTCTAAATTAACATTAATGTCTGAATCATTAAGAAATGATGGCAGAATATGGGTTCCTAATAAAATAGAAGATGCTATTTCCTTACGAAATGGGGATAAAAAACCTAAGGATATAAGTGAAAAAAATAGAGATTATTATCTTGAAAGACAATATCCATCATTTGGAAATCTTGTTCCAAGAGATGTTGCTTCTAGAGCAGCTAAAGAACGTTGTGATAAAGGATTTGGAATTGAAAATAATGAAAATAAAGAAGGAGTGTTTTTAGATTTTAGTTTTTCTATAGAAAAATATGGAAAAGAAGAAGAAAATGAACTTGGAATTCAAAAAACTAGGTCTTTAGATAAAAAAAAATTAGGTAAAAAAATAATGGAATCTAAATATGGAAATTTATTTCATATGTATGAAAAAATTACTAATGAAGATCCTTATCAAACTCCTATGAAAATTTATCCTGCCGTGCATTATACAATGGGAGGTTTATGGGTTGATTATAATTTAATGTCTTCTATTCCTGGATGCTATGTTATAGGTGAAGCTAATTTTTCTGATCATGGCGCAAATCGCCTTGGGGCTTCTGCATTAATGCAGGGATTAGCTGATGGATATTTTATTTTACCATATACTATAGCAGATTATTTATCTGAATGTATCACAGAAAAAATATCTACAAAACATATAGCTTTTCAAAAATCGGAAGAAAAGGTAAAAAATCGAATCCAAAAACTTATTCAAAATAATGGAAGTATTCCTGTTGATTTTTTTCATAAAAAACTTGGAAATATTATGTGGAAATATGTAGGAATGAGTAGAAATCATCTAGGATTAGATAAAGCTATAAAAAATATACAAAAACTTCGATATGATTTTTGGAAAGACGTTTTTGTTCCTGGATATATTGATAATGGATTAAATTATGAATTAGAAAAAGCTGGACGTGTAGCGGATTTTTTAGAATTAGGAGAGTTAATGGCTATGGATGCTTTAAATAGAAAAGAATCTTGTGGAAGTCATTTTCGTGAAGAATATCAAACAAAAGAAGGAGAACCTCTTCGTGATGATCTTCATCATAAATATGTCTCTATATGGGAATATAGAGAAAATCATCCTATAAGTGATGAAATTATGCATAAAGAAGATTTAAATTTTACTTTTATAAAAGTACAATCACGTTCTTATAAATAA